The Nitrospira sp. sequence GCGCGGGTCGTCGATGCGCTGAGCCAGGTGCGTGGCGCATTCTCGGTTGTGTTGATGACCGACAACGGCCTGATCGCCGCGCGTGATCCCTACGGACTCAGGCCTCTGTGTATCGGGCGCCTCCGCAGCGGCTGGATTGTGGCCTCGGAGACCTGCGCGTTTGACTTGCTCGATGCCGAGTATGTTCGAGAGGTTGAACCGGGCGAGTTGATCGTGATCAGCGATCAAGGGCTCGACAGCCATCATCCGTTTCCCAAGAAGGATCCGGCCATGTGCGTATTCGAGTATGTCTACTTTGCCAGGCCTGACAGCCGAATTTTCGGGGCCAACGCCGTCTACGCCACGCGCAAGGCGTTGGGGCGGCAGTTGGCTCAGGAGTCGTGGGTACCGGCGGATGTCGTCATTCCTGTCCCGGACTCCGGCGTGCCGGCGGCGCTCGGCTATTCCGAAGGAGCAGGGGTTCGCTTTGAGACCGGGTTGATCCGCAATCATTACGTCGGACGGACGTTCATCGAGCCGGAACAATCGATTCGCCACTTCGGTGTCAAGGTAAAGCTGAATGCAGTGCCCGAAGTCTTGGATGGGAAACGAGTCGTCGTCGTCGACGATTCGTTGGTTCGGGGCACGACGAGCCGAAAGATCGTCAAGATGATCCGCCAAGCCGGAGCAAAAGAGGTCCACATGCGGATCAGCTCACCGCCGATTCTCTCGCCTTGTTTCTACGGAATCGACACCCCGACCAAAAAGGAACTCATCGCGTCCGATCATTCGATCGAAGAAATCCGCAAGTACATCACCGCCGACAGTTTGGCGTATCTCAGCCTTGACGGGATGCTGAAATCCGCACCGAGGACGCCCGATCAGTACTGTACGGCCTGTTTCACAGAGCGCTATCCTATCCCGTTTACCCGCGCAGAAGAGCTTCAGCTGGGCCTGTTCGAATCAGCGCGCTGAGCATTCTGTACGGATGATATGACACCTCCCGACAGCGACAACAAGCATGAGTCTGAGACCAGAGGTCGACTCCGAGTGCCGGTCGATTATCCTGCCTTATTTACAGGAGATGAAGGGTCAGGTCATGGGACGGTGAGGAATCTGACGCTCGCCGGCGGTGAGATTGAGAGCCATGTCCAAGTCCCCGTCGGGGCGCATGTGTGTCTCCATGTGCATCCTCCTGGCGCTCGGCCCCCGATCATCATTGGTCTGGCCGTCGTCCGTTGGAAGCATGGTGATCGATTTGGACTCGAGTTCGTTCGATTTGAAGGCAAGGCGAAGGAACAGCTCGAGGACATGCTGAATCAGCGAGATGCCGTAGACTAGTTCTATCCCCGCCAGGCGGTTGCCGTCAAAAAAATTGCCATGGTAGGATGCAATCTTCAAGGGCTGAAGGCCTATGCAGGGACTAAGCTTTTCCATGAAGCATAGAATCGTGATCTGTTGATCATGGGAGGTTGCGATGAAACGAAGACTGCTGGCATGTGGGCTGCTGACCTTTCCGGTGCTGTGTGTTTCTCTGGTTCTTGCAGCCGGATTATTCCGGGTTGGAGAAAAAGCCCCGACCTTCACGCTCACCGCCATGACCGGCGAAACCATATCGCTCGAATCCTACAAGGGTAAGGTCGTGGTGTTGGGATTGTTCCACATTTGCGATCCTTGCATGATGCAGGGGAGTACATTGCAGAAGGTCCATGAGTCTGTGCGAGGCAAGAACGTGGCAGTACTGGGGGTCAATTCGTCGGGCGACGGTAAGCCGGAGGTCGGCGAATTCTTGTCTGGCTTCCCAGCCAAAGTCACCTATCCCTACCTTCTGGATCCCGCCAAGATTACGGATAAACTCTATGGTGGAGGAAGGTTTATTCCAAATGTGTACGTGATCGACCAGCACGGAGTCATCCGTTGGCAGCGGGTCGGCAATATGGAGTTGGCCGCAGCAGACGTGATTGTTGCAGAGGTTGAAAAGCTGTTGGCAGGTGGAAACAAGATGTAACGAGGGCGGATGTTTCTCAGCGCTCGATGACTGCCTGCCAAGGCTCGGTCAAATTTAGAACGCTGGTGACCGGTCAATGCGCGCTGTGCGATAAGTTTTGATGCTCGACTTGCGGACAATGTAAGAAGACCCGGCGAGGAGACAAAGAAGCGATGGATGAGATCGAGGAAGGGAAACAAAAGTTCTTGGAGATCATACGAGGAGTCGACGGATCTGTACAAGTAGTGATTCCCGTGACCTCCTCCAACAGCATGTTCTTGATCTCGTTGACGAAGGGGACGAACCGGAAATTCATCACTGTGCCCGAAGACGACATTATTGACTTGCCCAACGACGCGAGCATTCAGGCAAAGATCACCAAGACGATCAAGGATGCCATCTCCGCGCTGTGAATTCCGTGGTGTCGTGAGCCCCGGTACTTGCTATGAAACAAATCTTACCCGGCATCTGGCAGTGGTCGTGGTTTTCAGATGAAAAGCAACTCGATTTCAACGGCCTGTTGCTGACAATCGGTGAATACAAGATTCTCGTTGATCCCCCTCCGATGACTGTCGAAGCGAGAGAGATTGTCCGACGAGAGGAGCCGATCGACTACATCGTTGTTACCAACCGAGATCACCTTCGAGAAGCTCCTGTCTATCAAGCTGAGTTGAATTGCCAATTGTACGTGCCGGAGGCCGATGCAACCCAGATGGAAGTGAAACCGACAAAGACCTACAAAGACGGTGAACTTTTGCCAGGTGGGATCTGGGCGGTTCATCTGAAGGATCAGAAGTCTCTGGGAGAATCCGCTTTGTTTATTGAACGGGGACGAGGTGTTCTGATCGTAGGGGATGCATTGATCGGCAAACCGCCTGGCGCCGTACGTCTGCTTCCTAATGACAAGTATGCGGACCTCGCAAAAGCCAAGGCGGGACTTCGCCGGCTCTTGAAGTACAACTTCGATAGCCTTCTCGTTGGAGACGGCTGCTCCATCCTGCTCGGTGGTAAGCAGCAGGTGGACCAACTGCTGTCGGTGACGCCATGAGTTTGCGGAACGGCCTTTCGGAGGAACTGAATCGCCAAGGCAACGAGCACTTCTCGCGAGGGTATTACACTGAGGCCTATACCTGTTACGCCAAGGCGTTGGAGTGTGATCGGCTCACCGGTGATCGGCGAGCCCTCGTCGCCACACTCGGCAACCTGGGCAACATTTGTGCGGTCAGCGGAAGGCGGGATGCGGCTCAGGCGCACTACCAGGAGGTCTTGGAGCTGCAAAAGATTCTTGGTGATGAGAAAGGCATCGGAACGACGCTGGCAAATCTGGGGAATCTCCGGGCGGATGCCGGCGAATGGGACCGGGCACGGGCCTATTATCTGGAGGCCCTCGATCTCATGACCAAGACACACGATGAAGCGGCCCAAGCCGTGTTGTTTTCCGACCTTGGTTTGGTCGCTCGGGAAACCGGTCAGTTTGACGAGGCCATCCAGTGTTACGAGCGGTCGTTGGCACTGATGCGCCGGTTGGAGAATCTGGGCGGCGTCGCGGATGCGTGGCGCATGATCGGCCGCACGTTCTTGATACGAAAACGGTATGACGATGCCATTGCCTGTTGTCAAACCAGCCAATCGATCTCCGAGCGGTTACGCGACGAACTCCGCGCGGGTGGTGCTCGTTACGTGCTCGCTCAATGCTATGAGGAGATGGGACGTCTGCAGGATGCCGCAGATCTGCTGGAACAGGTCGTGGCAATGGATCGCAAGTATCGCCTGCCGAAGCTTGAAGAAAACACGCAGCGCCTGAAGACGCTCAGGGCACGACTGGCCGAGCAATATGAGCCGCTGCCTCGTCGAGGGATGCATGCATGAGTGAACCGACTTCAGCATGGGAGCAACTTCGCACTGAACTGGTCCGGTTGTTCCCTCGATTCTACGATTTGGAGCCCAACGGACCGCTGATGATGGATCTAGGGGAGGATGGTTGGCTCTTGGAGGTCAGGCCGGACGGCACGGTCCTGTGCCAGTATGGTGTGGCCATGGATGATGTCATGGCCCTGATGTCGGAAGGCACGCCGGAGGATTTGGGAACCGACGAAGTTGCTAAGCAGGCCAAGTATTTTCTCCAGCCGGCGGTGGCCAAGTACCGAGCACTCCTGCTGCAATCTGGGTTTGTCGAGGAGACCGAGATGACCGACGAGTTTGTCGCGGTCACATTTGCACGTCCCGTCGATCTGCAGAATCGTCTCAAACTGGAAGACCTTCTTCGATGGTGTTGCCGACAAATCGGGAATGCCTCGTGATGCAACGCATTGCCACCTTCGACGGGTTTCGCGACGCCATTTCGGACTATCGCTTACCCCGGGTGTTGTTAGCGGCGCTGGAACTGGATCTCTTTACGACAGTCGGCGAACGATCATGGACGATTCCTGATCTTGCCAAGGAACTCAAGGTCAGCGAACGCGGTCTGAGCATTCTTTGTCGTAATCTAGCCGCGGCCGGAGTCCTACACAAAAAGGGAACCATCTATAAGAACAGCCGGCTGGGCGCGACGGCGCTGAATGCCAACCATCGCGCCTATCGCGGCGGATATTTGAATCTCATCCGAACCCATTGGACAGATTGGATGCGACTGTTGGAGTCCGTGCGGAGCGGGTTGCCGATCGATCATGATACTCCCGATAGTCCAGACTACCGCCGGCAATTTACGTGGGCCATGCATCACCGGACTTTGGAGATTGCTCCGGCAATTGCGGCACAACTTTACATGGGTCGTGCTAACACTCTGCTGGACCTCGGCGGAGGGCCCGGCACGTATGCGATGGCATTTCTCGCGAAGAATCCCAAGCTTCGTGCCACCGTGTGTGATCGAGAACCCGCTCTTGAGGTCGCGAAAGAAATTGCCAGCACTCATAGGACGGGGCGGCGGCTTTCCTACCTCCCGCTCGATTTTTCAAGGGATCCGATAACGGGAGCCTACGACGTCATTTGGTACTCCAATGTGCTGCATATTTACTCGCCTGAAGATAATCAGGCCATCTTTCGCCGAGCCCTCGCTGCATTGATGCCGGGTGGTCGACTCATCATCCAAGATGCGTTTCTGCATGATCGCGAAGGGTTGTATCCACTGGAAGCAAGTCTGTTTGCGGGATCAATGCTACTGTTCACGGAAGGTGGAAACACCTACTCAGCCTCGGAGACGGCGGAGTGGTTGAAAAAGGCCGGATTCGTCGGTATCAAGATGCACCCGCTCAAGAAGGGGACGGGGGATTGGGAGGATGGGATTTTAGAGGCATCGGCTCCTCGCCCACGTCTAAGAGCGACCGCCCGCCGAACACGATCAGTAGAAAATTGAGGAACCCGCTGACTCCATTGGCCGGTATGGTCGGAGCCGCGTCAGAATCGGTGTTGAACATCTGAATGATCGTGGCGACGTCCATGGCCAGTCCAACCGTTGCGTAGATCACGCAAATCATCGCGGCCCATCGGAACCTTAGCCAAACCAAGACAGCGAGCGCGAGTGGGAATAGGATAAAAAAGCCGAGTCTCCACGCCAAGCCTGGCGCCATGGATGTGGTGTTCTGATTCAAGAGCAGTCCCGTCTCGACAAAAAGCAAGCCTAGTAACATAGTCAGTAAGGCAGTCCGTTTCATTCAGAGACTATAGACCGGAGAGGAAAACGTCGGCAATGGGTGCCTTGTCGTCGGCAGTTTTGGGATGCTAGCCTGTTTTGTATGGATTGCGACAAGCGGGCAGAGAGTCGTCTGGATGAGCAGGTTTGCCTGCTCATCTATGACGCGGAATGCCGACTGTGTGTGTCCACTAAAGCCAAACTCGAGCGGGTGAGAGTTGATCAAGCAGGGACCACCGTTAGATTTCTTGCGTATCAAAGCGAGGAGGCCATGAAAGCTCTGGGGCAGGACTACCGCCCTGGTCGCCCTGACATGGCGTTCTTAATCCGTTCTTCAGGAGAAGTGTTCCGAGGCTTCGAAGCCTTTCTTCCCTTCATCCCTAACCTCCCTGGCGGAAAACTTCTGCGATGGGCATTAAGACTCCCTTTCGCAAGGCCGCTGACCGAATTGGGCTATCGCATGGTCGCGCGCCACCGGTATCGATGGTTTGGCAGTGCCAAGCCAGTCGAGAAAGCTGAAGCAAGCAATTCCATTCTTCCGTGATGCCCCCTCTTTCGAGGGGATTCTTCCCACAGCGGGGAATTTACCGGCGTTCTCCTCTCTTCCAGAATGCGTTCACTCCTGGAGGAGGGCATATGGCGCACATGCGGGTCGTGTTGCAAAGCATTTCTGGTTTCGTTCATGGGACAGACCGAAAATGTAACGCCTTCTGTCATGGCCGTTCGAACATGCCGACCTGGCTGGCTGTCGCGGGACTTTGTCTTTCGCTTTCTATCGGTCAAGCGTGGGGTGGAGTAAGCTCGGGAGAAAAAGGGGCGATTGTGGCCGCGGGGTTCGGTTACCAAATCGGCTCTTCATCGGTGATCGCTGTGAAGATATATGACGCAGGGTCGGGCGCAATTTTATCCGATGAAGTTTATGAACTGTCTGTCAAGGAAAGTGAGGAGACGGGCCGGACTAGTGAGCCACGGATTTTTGCCGGTGGAATTGGACTTGGTGCGACGGACCTTTCCAATTTTGTATTACGGGTATACGACGCAAATACCGGGGCATTTCAGTGGGAGGGACGACTCAACCTTGTTCAGCCCGACAGGAAAGGAGCGGGACACGTCATATCGGCTTCGATGCCACAGCGCGCAACTGTTACAAAGGTACACAGTGTAGCAACGGTTACCGAACAACCCGTGTTCTTCCTGCGTGCATTGGATGCCGTAACCGGGTTATCGGTCTGGGAAGATGAATTTACAACGGTAGGCGCTCGAATTCCTCGAGTACAACCGATCGCAAGCCGGTCGATCCAGCCGGCCGCGATCACAACAGTCAGTTCCCATACATTTGACTTCAGAATTCGTATGTATGATCCCAGCGGGAAGAAAGTGCTATGGGAGGATCAATTATCCCGCTTGGATGCTGATGAAGGCAGCCATGAATCGTTCAGCGACCGGGCTCTTCTGCTTCCCCCCTGGCCCAATCAATCTCCGGAAGAGTCTGCCGCAGAGTTAATGTAACGACAACCCAAATCCCTTCTATGCCGATCCAGGATCAAGGCGGAGCGAAGCTACGAGCGGTTTTGTTCGAAGCTCTCGAGCCACTGGCGGTGGAACTGTTCGTAGGACACGAACAGTTTGTTTTGGAGTGCGTTCGCCACTGATGCCTTTGCTTGAAAGGCGTTCAGCAGTTCATGGATACGGGCCATGCCCCACCGCTCGATTAGGTAGCGCGTTGCCGAATTCGCTTCTAAGTAGGCAACTGTCGAAGTGCCGGCCGGTAGTGCGCTCCAGGAACCTTCCAGGTAGGTCAACGGAATTACTTTGATATCTCCTTGCATAACGTGATCAAGATCGGGCCACGCATCTCCGGCCAATTGCATGGCGAGACCTTCGTTCAACCACGTAGGCAGCGCTCCGCTGCTCGTCCCCAAACGGTCATGGAGCAGCGCATGGACATACTCGTGACGGAGCACGCTGGTGAGCCACCTCCTATCTGTCGTTGCCCCTTGCGTGGGGACCTGAATGCGTCCAAGGTTGGGGTCGTAAAGACCGTCGGCCCAAGCCGGGCTTCCGGTCGCCCCTTGAAACGTATCCTTGGCATGGAGGACGACTATGATCGGCTTCGACGGGAAATGCCCAAACTTCTGTCCGATCTCTCGGTAGGCTTCTTCTAGTATCTCCAGAACTGAGGCCCATGTATTCTGGTCCTCCTCGCCATCAAACTTCACCACAAAATGAGTGCTGCCTCTTACGGTCATGTGGGATTCAACCGACTGAGTGCGACGAATCTTCGCGGTGACAGCAGCCAGATAGGACTGAAGGGCTGGATCCTGCCGTGCTCGGTCGGCTGCTTGGCTTAGATGTTTCCCTGCTTCAGCCAGTTCATCTTGTTCTTGTAACAAGTCGGCCATAGCGAGATGTGGGAATGGCTCTTCTGGAACTAGCTTCATCAATTTCGTTAAGAATTCAACGCTCAGCGAGCGGTCCCGCTGCTCCCAGTAGGCATGGGCGAGGTTCAAGAGGATTACAGGGTTGGAGTCGTCAATCTCGGCCGCTCTCTTAAACAACTTGATGGATGCCTTCGTGCCATTGAGCCGTTCCTGCTGCAACCCGAGGTTGTTCCACAAGACTGCGACGAAGGGTTTGGATTTGCCGTCCGACAAGACCGCTGGAGGAAGCTCTTTGAGTCTCGTCTCGGCAAGCGCCAGGTTATGCTTCTCGATCTCATCACGAATCGAC is a genomic window containing:
- a CDS encoding TlpA family protein disulfide reductase codes for the protein MKRRLLACGLLTFPVLCVSLVLAAGLFRVGEKAPTFTLTAMTGETISLESYKGKVVVLGLFHICDPCMMQGSTLQKVHESVRGKNVAVLGVNSSGDGKPEVGEFLSGFPAKVTYPYLLDPAKITDKLYGGGRFIPNVYVIDQHGVIRWQRVGNMELAAADVIVAEVEKLLAGGNKM
- a CDS encoding amidophosphoribosyltransferase; translation: MNKELPILSPDKFHDECAVFGIFGHEEAANLTYLGLYALQHRGQEASGIVAGDGEQFFMQKGMGLVADIFHKSVLEKLPGHMAIGHNRYSTTGGHDLKNVQPLTVNFALGNLALAHNGNLINAQMLRHELEAYGAIFQSTSDSEVIIHLIAHSRADSFLARVVDALSQVRGAFSVVLMTDNGLIAARDPYGLRPLCIGRLRSGWIVASETCAFDLLDAEYVREVEPGELIVISDQGLDSHHPFPKKDPAMCVFEYVYFARPDSRIFGANAVYATRKALGRQLAQESWVPADVVIPVPDSGVPAALGYSEGAGVRFETGLIRNHYVGRTFIEPEQSIRHFGVKVKLNAVPEVLDGKRVVVVDDSLVRGTTSRKIVKMIRQAGAKEVHMRISSPPILSPCFYGIDTPTKKELIASDHSIEEIRKYITADSLAYLSLDGMLKSAPRTPDQYCTACFTERYPIPFTRAEELQLGLFESAR
- a CDS encoding DUF393 domain-containing protein; its protein translation is MDCDKRAESRLDEQVCLLIYDAECRLCVSTKAKLERVRVDQAGTTVRFLAYQSEEAMKALGQDYRPGRPDMAFLIRSSGEVFRGFEAFLPFIPNLPGGKLLRWALRLPFARPLTELGYRMVARHRYRWFGSAKPVEKAEASNSILP
- a CDS encoding tetratricopeptide repeat protein, with the translated sequence MSLRNGLSEELNRQGNEHFSRGYYTEAYTCYAKALECDRLTGDRRALVATLGNLGNICAVSGRRDAAQAHYQEVLELQKILGDEKGIGTTLANLGNLRADAGEWDRARAYYLEALDLMTKTHDEAAQAVLFSDLGLVARETGQFDEAIQCYERSLALMRRLENLGGVADAWRMIGRTFLIRKRYDDAIACCQTSQSISERLRDELRAGGARYVLAQCYEEMGRLQDAADLLEQVVAMDRKYRLPKLEENTQRLKTLRARLAEQYEPLPRRGMHA
- a CDS encoding methyltransferase, whose translation is MMQRIATFDGFRDAISDYRLPRVLLAALELDLFTTVGERSWTIPDLAKELKVSERGLSILCRNLAAAGVLHKKGTIYKNSRLGATALNANHRAYRGGYLNLIRTHWTDWMRLLESVRSGLPIDHDTPDSPDYRRQFTWAMHHRTLEIAPAIAAQLYMGRANTLLDLGGGPGTYAMAFLAKNPKLRATVCDREPALEVAKEIASTHRTGRRLSYLPLDFSRDPITGAYDVIWYSNVLHIYSPEDNQAIFRRALAALMPGGRLIIQDAFLHDREGLYPLEASLFAGSMLLFTEGGNTYSASETAEWLKKAGFVGIKMHPLKKGTGDWEDGILEASAPRPRLRATARRTRSVEN
- a CDS encoding PilZ domain-containing protein is translated as MTPPDSDNKHESETRGRLRVPVDYPALFTGDEGSGHGTVRNLTLAGGEIESHVQVPVGAHVCLHVHPPGARPPIIIGLAVVRWKHGDRFGLEFVRFEGKAKEQLEDMLNQRDAVD